From Malaclemys terrapin pileata isolate rMalTer1 chromosome 15, rMalTer1.hap1, whole genome shotgun sequence:
TCATTATTTAACCTTAAAAGAGGCATCAAAAATAATACCAGAAGAAGGGAATGGCCCTACCAAAAAGCTCTTCTCATGCAGGATGCACTTGTGCCCAGCATTCTATGATTAGGAGACAAAGCTTTTCAATATGGTGTCGATGTTGCACAGTGTGCTATCACCCCTTTGTGTAATCTGACAGCAGCACTGGTTTGGCAAAGCTATTTTCCCGATGTCTTAAATGTTGTTTCCTTTTACCCTGCCCTAGCCCAACTATGGCTGGAGATTCTAGGATCTTCATGAACCAGGACATGGAAATTGGAGTCACACCCATGGATCCCAAGAAGTTTCCCAGACAGCCGCGGGACTATGTCCCTATCGCCACTGACCGAACCCGTCTCCTGGCAGCAGAAATCAAGAAGCCGCGCCAGCGTTACATGGAGAAGAGTGGCAAATGCAATGTGCACCATGGAAATGTCCATGAAACCTACCGGTACCTTAGCGACCTCTTCACTACTCTGGTGGACCTCAAGTGGCGCTTTAACCTCCTTGTCTTTACCATGGTTTATACGGTCACATGGTTGTTTTTTGGGTTCATTTGGTGGCTTATTGCCTACATCCGGGGAGATCTGGACCATCTCGAAGATGAGAACTGGATCCCCTGTGTTGAAAATCTCAGTGGATTTGTCTCCGCGTTTCTGTTTTCCATTGAGACCGAGACCACAATTGGGTACGGCTACAGGGTTATCACTGAAAAGTGCCCCGAGGGCATCATACTGCTCCTGATTCAGGCTATTCTAGGCTCCATTGTCAATGCGTTCATGGTAGGGTGCATGTTTGTCAAAATCAGCCAACCAAAGAAAAGGGCCGAGACCCTCATGTTTTCCAACAATGCAGTGATTTCTATCAGGGATGAGAAGCTCTGTCTAATGTTCCGGGTCGGGGACCTGCGGAATTCCCACATTGTTGAGGCTTCCATTAGAGCCAAGTTGATCAAGTCCAAACAGACCAAAGAAGGGGAGTTTATTCCCTTGAACCAAACGGACATCAACGTGGGCTTTGATACGGGGGACGACAGGCTATTCCTGGTTTCACCACTCATCATCTCACATGAAATCAACGAGAAGAGCCCCTTCTGGGAGATGTCCCGTGCCCAGCTGGAGAAGGAGGAGTTTGAAATCGTGGTCATCTTGGAAGGAATGGTCGAAGCAACAGGTAAGCTTTGCCAAAAATAACCagcacagagcaaaaagacaatGCAGCTGGcattaaaatgtcaacatttgccAATGACACCTTGGCTAAGAATATGGTCTTTGTCCCCCGCTCCTCCTAGGGGCTGGTCCATATAAGTGAGATGAGTCTTATACAGCTTCTAAATACAAGAGGGGGTTCTGTGTGACATCACACTAAGCATGGGAGGGGGACCCAGTTTGGGGAGAAGTAAGAATGCCCATGTACTTTGTCCACAACTCAAAGCAAACCTGGACTTTCAATGTTCCAAAGTGTTTGGCTAAAAGGCCATCTCTGGCTCCCACCCAGAGGGAGCTAAAGGGGAGCTTCTGTGGCCCTCTACCAACACTCTCTTCTTAACTGTGTAGTACGTATGGTGGTCTAGTAGTTAGGGTGATGGGCTGGTTTTTAAGAGACCTGAGTTTGATTCCTGATATTCTTTTGCTGGAAGCCATTAGCCAGAAGctggagatggatcacttgatgattaccttttctgttcattccctctggggcacctgacattggccagtgttggaagacaggatcctgggctgcGTGGACCTTTGATCtaaccagtatggctgtttttatgttttaGCTCCAATAGTTGTGACTGAGGCATTTAGTTCTGTAAGTCCTGGGTTCAACCCCAACTGTTGTCATAGTTCTATCCTGTATTTAAAATAGGCTATGATTGAGCTATTTTAGATCTCTATTGTTACTGTTCAGTGATGATCCCTCTGCCGTCAGTCACCACTCTGATGGAGGATGAGAAGGGCAGATATTTGTTACACTTTACATTTTCACCAGCTGGGTTAAACTAAACGTTTCAGAAGCATAGCAGCTTTCTTGTGTGTGTCAAGCATAATCATTAGGTGTGTTGGAACAACAGGTGCAGAGCTGGAGTTAAATGGGGATTATTATGTTCTAGtctggaatagtctcccaagggaactGGTGGGAGGTTTGTTGCCTAGGTCATTTTAAACCGGACTGAGCAAAGCACAGGGGTATACGCTGTAGGAAACTATCAACTCTCCACTAGCTAGAAGTGACCTAATTAGAGAGGGGGCCCAACAGTCACAGGGTCCTGATTTTGAATACTCCCATGTTCAGCCTGTTTTGGATCTGAGGGTTTGGTTGGGGACCTCATCTTTTGACTATGGGTCTTTTTCCATCTCTTGTGTCTAATAATCTATTTAAAACCAAGAATTCTGGTAGAATCTCTATATACCAAGTACTGGTTGCGATATAGGACAGAACTGGCCAAAAACTGGATTGAGGGTCAGTAGTCTAAAATGGCACTCGTAATGAATATTAATTTGTATTTACTTTATTTGCATGTATGTAGTATATCCCATGATACATTATAGGTACATGATAAAAGACACTTGATTTCTTCACAAACCTCTTTACAATTATACGGAAAATACATCTCAATGAGGATCAGAGAGAGAATATGTACAGATCATTTCCCCCCTATGACAGTACAACCACCTCTAGGTGGAATGTAGCAGCCATTAAACAGCACAGAACAGCACCATGTAACAGATAGGATGGGAGAGATATGGCTGGCTGAGCTTTCTTTCCACGCCAAAGCCTCATTGCACATGGATGTGTGGTGCCAAATCTGCAGCTAAAAGCAGTGCTGACTTTCTCAAGGTGAGTTTGAAGAGGGTGCAGAGAGACAGAAAACAGACAAGGGTTATGCATTGTCATCGGGTGTCACCCAGTGTCAATCAATTGAGTGCCAGTGTCCTCCCAGGGATAGGTGTTCCCGGACAGTTCTTCCCAAAACTGGAATGCAAAAGTATTTGTAGCACAACATGAAATTATTCGGTGTCTTTAAATCCCTGTCTCACTTTCCAGCAAGTATGAGAAGGCAGATGCATAAGGGAGTCCTTTTAGATCAGAGGGGCTGGAAACAGTCTGAACTCCCTGGAACACAAGAAGTGACTACTTTTTGGCTACTGTAACATCTGTTCCTGATGATTCCCTATGCAACACTAAATATACATGCACCCATTTTCTAGGGCAAATTGTTTGTGGAGTGCTCTGTGTAAGGTGGAAagagtgtctctctcaccaacagaagtgggtccggTAAAAGATGtcatttcacccaccttgtctctctaacatcctggggcCGACACAGCTACAATACTGCATACAAGTTGTCTCCATGTCATTTTCTTCCTACCTCACCTTAATAGCTGGCATCACGCTAAGCATGGAAGGGGGACCcagtatggggagaagaactCCCGTGTGCTTTGTCAAAGCAAACTTGGACTTTCAACATTCTGAAGTGTTTGGCTAAAGGCCCATCTTCATCTCCCACccagagggagctggaggagagcATCTGGGGCCCTCTACCCAACACTCTCTTCTTAACGGTGTGTTTGGCACCGTGACCTAGTAGTTAGGGTAGTGAACTGGGTTTtaagagacctgggtttgattcttGGCATACTTCTGCTGGAGGCCCCTGGGTCTCTATTTCTGGCTAGTCTGCTGACTCTCGGTGTAACCTTTGGTCCATAAAGTAACCTTTCTGAGACCCAGTATCAGATGGGGAAAATGCCTGCCTACCCCACCCCAGGGGTGCTCTGAGTATTAAAGTGCTGGGTGAGttgtgaagggcagggcaggTCTTTCAATGCTCCCTGGAATAGGGTAGGGGTATCTGCAGCCATGTCTGTCCTCAGGGTAGCCTGTAAGGGGCACTACCCAGCCAGCAGCATGGGGCGTTAGGAATTAAGTCCCAACTGGGGAATTCAGAGTTGGCTCAGTGAGGCTGGGAAGCAGAGATGCACCTGAGCCTTGGTAAGTTCAGGGCCTTAGAGTGTGGTTGGGCTAATATCAGGAGAGATGAAGGCATTGTTATCTAGAAGCAAGGACCAAGCCTTCTGGAGGCAGAAGAGCCACCGTTAGTATTGTGCATTTATAGGAAGATCAGCCTTTTGGTGTTTAAGGGGTTAAGCCACAGGAGAGGACTGAGGCTGGTGACTGGGATGAGTTTGGGGGGAAGGGTTAGCCCTGTACAGATGGACTCTGAAATGCCAGAGAGGGCTTTTTAACTTAATCTGAGTCCCCTGCAAagtttctctccctgccccagtgttACTATCATGCCTTACTGGTGGTGCTTGAATGGGCTGCAGTTATTCCTGATTCTTAAAACAACCTTCACCATACCACTTGGTGCTTTAGCTTCCAAGTTTAAGGGGGCTAGGGCTGGAAAACCTAACTTCTATGAAattcgcccctccctccctggtggcATTCAAGAGCCACTTCTGCGGCCCCCAGAGATACCTGTTAGCATAATTGTGTCAGGAATACGCAAATGGACAAATAAGCAGGTTTTTAACCAATCAAACGCTAATTAAATATGACTACATTGTGCCTTGACCCTGCCAAATCTCTGAGCACAGACAGTCCCAGAGATGGGAGAGCACTGGCTGCCTATTTCAGAGTGTGCTTTAGCACAGATGCAAGCAACCCGCTGGTGAAAATTGGCAGAGCTACGTGGGGTTCACTGGAGCTGGTCCAAGAGTTCCAACCGTCCCACTCAATCAGCTGCAAACGGGTTTGATTACTTCCCGTTTATGGCTATCATGCCGTTCGCCTCCAGGGGGCTCCATAATTCCCTAGAACCGGGGTTCTCAACCCTTGGGTCAGGACCCAACattgggtcaccagaatgtttcaagGGGGCATGTGGCAGCTTCTatcccatggggctggctgggttcGCCTCCCTGCTCCACGCACTGCAATCTCTTGGGTCCCAGCACCACTCAAGTTTGGCCCAGCCGTCAAAATGATGGGAGCCCgggtaggccaaatttgagtgagtggctcTGCAACATCATCAGCCAGGTCACAGctccactcacacaaatttggtccaATCAGGCTGCCGGGGACAAACCTGAGCAGTGGTGCAGCCACGGAGATTGCACCGCATGGATCGGAGAGCCTAGTCCGCCCCGCAGcataggagctgcaggagccccTTTGTGGGGTGAGTGCCGGGCAGGATGCAAGCCCCcgctctccccacacacacacaggggacaGGACCTGACCAAAACCACACCAGGGTTTCCAACCTCAGACTATTTGCTGGGTCGCgctataaacatttacaaatgggtcctgagccccaaaaaggttgagaatcactggcctAGAAGGTTTTACTCCAAGAACTCACAGCAAGAGTCACCTACCGGGGCAGACTTTGCTGCAACAGGGCCTAGAGGAAGACGATCCCTCAAACCGCTGGATCCCAGACCATCCCTGGCTTTCAAATTATCAGCCACACCTCAAAAGCAAACAGGACACCAGGACAAAGACAAGCACAGGTGGTGCCCCCAGCTTCTTTCCTTGGTCTTCGGGTGGGTAGCGGCCCTCAGCAATAGCTGCAGCTTCCAAGCAGAGTTTGAGGGTAGTCCTGAATCGATTACATGGCAGCAGTGTAACCTATTTGCAATGCATGCAAGGGCTAATGTAGCATTACTAGGGTGTATTCTTTTACCCGCGGTATATTGTAGAGATAAGCCAATATGCAGATCTGGATGCGAATATTACCAAAGCTCATGAGAATTGGAATGGCAGATTCTGCTTAGAGACCATATCTAGTGTATTGGGCTGTAGTGTCATGTGTTGGTCGTGTGTCTCATTGGTGTAAGAGTGCCGTAGAATAACACTATGTTATAGCTACTTGCAATCCGGGCCCAATTTTCCActcatttacagcagtgtaaaacaAAAGTCAAATCAAGTGCCTTGCCTAGGCACTCTTGCACATTATAAAAAATAACAGCATTTCAGGGTGTTATAGAGGACAGCGATTGATAATGGAATTTTATTTGGTAGTCCTGGGTTGGCTGATATCAAAGAGAGCCCTGCATTGCAGTTGGAGGTTAATACCTAGAAGTACCTCAGTGGCCCAAGGCCCATTTCACCATCACAAATTAGCACCATCAAGTCCTGGTTGAATAGATACCCTGTGGCTTTAGTCTGTACTTCCTCTGACAAAAAGCTCAGCCACTGCTAATGATGTGCAAAAGGAAGTCATTACCAGTAACAACCTCAAAATGAAAAGCATGGCAGAGGAATTGGATTGCTTTACAAATGGACTCCTCTCCCAGTGGGATTGCCCAGACCTGGGTGTAATGACATTAAGGAGCTTGGAGCTATGGAAATTAATTACTCCTATCTCAGGAGACAGTGGCGTATCTGCTGTTAAACCCAAAAGATGGAGCTGGAAGAGCCCTTCCCGCTGGGTCTAGGGCTGGGCGGACGTCAGAGTGCGCCAAGGTTTGACTAAAGCATTCAGAATCCAGGTGGCTTTCTGTATGGCTCATGCATAGCGTGGTGGGGAGACATCTCACCAGAACAGGGTGTCCTGAAATAATGCAGTGTGTATCTCTAGTTTGGAGCTTTTGCTAAGACTGCCCAGAAATGagcatatgctcaaataaatttgttagtctctaaggtgccacaagtactcctgttctttttgcccagGAATGGTCATCCTTGTGATTTTTGTGAGATGAACTCCTGTTATTAGGAACTGAATGAAGGTCCTCAATTTAGAATATTGCATAGACAAATGAACAATACTTGGTCCCTGTTAATGTAACtggataccttttttttttttttttttttgctggctaTGTGTATTATTCCCTGATTTACTGCTTTTGCTTGACATGGGTGGCATTCTAAGCTAGTGCAGTGACAAAGTTAGTCCTGTTACAGCTGACTGCTAGGTACAATATTTATACAGGTGGCCTGATATTTGGAGATGAGGCTAGAACCTGTCAGTGGTAGATAGGTTGATGTTGTAGAGACCAGACCTAATGAAATGAACGCTGCAGACAGGCATATTAATAATTGGTTTACTTTTGGTTTACATGGAAGCTTATTGAATACAAAATTGCTCCAGTTAGACTAGATGGGAAGAGCTGCTAGTCCTCATTTCTACGGTCACATTTCAGAGACCTATAAAAATGGCACCCCGGTGGCGCTCAATGGTTATTGTTTCTCAATCACTGCAGAGCAATTCGCTCCGTTTACAAGGAGCAAAAAACATgggttgggatttttaaaaaactaaggaATTTAGAGACACGGCTCCTACTGAAAGTCACTGGGAGTAGAGGAtcaaattttaaaggtatttagatgcctgaaGAAGCAGGTAAAGAcccagtaggattttcaaaagcacctaggcacctaactcctattgatttcagtgggagataggcacttttgaaaatcccactgggcacctatctgcattttcaaaaaaagaacgggagtacttgtggcaccttaaagactaacaaatttattgtagcataagctttcatgggctacagcccacttcattagatgcaagcccacaaaagcttatgctcaaataaatgtattagtctctaaggtgtcacaagtactcctgttctttttgcggatacagactaacacggctgctactctgaaacctatctgcatcttcagcacctaaatacttctgaggatctgggcctgagtatGTACCACCCTGAGCCCGCTTTTAAAATCCCACCCCATTATTTCTAACTGTCAGTGCTACCAATTCAATCTGGGATCCGAGAGCaatgctgggttctttccttctcacacaTGGCTGTCCGCACTAGAAGTGCAGCAGGCCAAATTGTGCCCTTGTTATGACCTGTGTTATCCTATTAGCCTGCAGGAAGAGGGCACAGATGTAGCTAATTAGAACTAAACCATTGTATTGATGATGCAGAAGAAGGAATAGACTGCAGCTCACTCTCCCAGAACTGGGTTGGTTCTGCATTGGCTGGCATGGGTACAAATTAGTGGAAACTCACGTTAGTCCCTGCAAGAGAGACAtagtggttgaggtaatatcttttattggaccaacgtctcttggtgaaagagacaagctttccagctgcaacgagctcttcttcagatcattGCAGTCACCAACATATGTGAATATACACCTACCGGGTGAGGAAGAAGGTAATATTGGTTTAGTCATTTTTTCAAAGCACGTCAggactgattttcaaagatattagGTGCCTAAGATGCCCATTGGCACTTAATGGGGTTTTCAAAAACCCGAAGCAGGTTAGGCACTGAaagccattgaaagtcaatgaaactTAGGTGCCTATATTTATGAgataattttgaaaatcccagtaggtgcctaGCTGAATTTTTAagatcctaaatacctttgacaatCAGGCCCTTCAAGCCTGACCACTGTACCATATAAATGGCTAGAGGCATAAGCACAtaactagaactggtcaaaaaatagTGAATATTTGTTCATTAACATTTTGTGGGGAAAATGTTTATTGCAATTTCCAAaagtttcaaccagctgtaggggaaaaaattaaccaCTAATTCCCGCTCACACTCCAGTTTTCATCCCTGCCCCATTTCCATCAGACACACTCCCTTGCTGTAGCATTAGTATCTAAAGCAGCATCATGTAGAAACAATAGATCAGTTTGTGTGCCTTGGCACTACGCTTTGAAAACACTAGAGAAAGGCTCAGTTCCTGGGCAGACCTGTGCTGATTATTCCCTGAGTGAAATGACTATAGCAGGGGctaaatcaatacaggtgacaAGCATTCCGGCATCCAGTGCTGCTTTTATGGGCATCTTGAAAGCCACAGAATCACTTACAGTACCAGCTTAATGAATTGGGCACAGCAATGACTTTAGGGAATTAATTCTCCCTTGCCTTATCTTAAAGGTATACTCGTAAAGATTGGTTGGTCCAAATTTGACTTGCAAGAGAAGAAAATGGGAAGGAATCTGTAAAGTTCATGCAATTTTACTTTCaatgctctttctttctttctttctctcttccccaccccatggcAACAAAAATCCAAAGCTGGTAGCCCCAGTCCACTGACCGAATTAGGCTGGCCTGTTGTGAGCCATAAACATGGATGTGCCACTGACCTCTTCATTGCTTAATAGAAGAGAGAGAGTATGAAGCAATGCTGCCAGAGACTAAAAAGCAGTCGAAAGCCAATCCCCCACGTGCACTCAGATTCATCTGAGTTGTGAGATGAACGACTTGGCTGATTCAATTAGAGAACATTAGAGAGCCCAGCTTTTTCCCCTTAAGCCATCATTCCCTATGATGAAGGAGTCTGCGTATCTTATAAGTCTTTCTGGATGTGTCTTGCTTCCCTCACATCTTTTATCCTCCTCTCCTCCTTCGCTGACAATTAACCAAAGATTGGTTTATCAATATAGCTACCTTGCAAACCTCATTCTGTGCCTACCGTCTTCTTCTTCTTAGCGTatgcgcaatgtgcctcaggtgactcgtgaccaggattcatctccgaatttggtccactggttggatcattagcttccgcAGTCCAGGTACTGACGGggaacgctgatccatgcccccttGCCTACCAGTGCTGTTGCCTTAATGTGATGCTAGGTGATCACTGGGCATTCAGGAGCCATCAAGTCATCTTATTTCACCACTGGTGTTCACTGGTTTTCTTTGACTCCCACCCCCTCACATTAAATAGACAGTTGGAGATAATAGAGCTGACTTGTTAATCCAGTGACCCAATACAGTATTAGCACACGGTTTCAAAAGGACAGAACTTTACTTAAACATAGTTGGAAGGAagatggtctaatggttagagcattTGGCTGTgagtcgggactcctgggttttattcctcaTGCTGTCACTGTatgtccttgggcaaatcacaccCTTTCTGCATCCCAGTTCatccattttcaaaaaggatAGAATAATATTCCCCTCCTGCCAAGGTAGAACAGTGTGAAATAATCACAATGAAGCTTGAAAGTTGAGGGATTTGCATTTCAGTCTGATGTCCTGAAAGTAATCAAACTTTGCATGCAAAACACAGTAAAATTAGCGCTAGCTTGTTGGTTGGTTTTGCTTATCCAAAGGATCGTTTTCATTCTTAAAAATGTACATCAGTAAAAAGGGCATTATAGTACCTTCCTCTCACAAAGGGGGTATTGTGATGTAAACTGATTCATATTTGTAAATGTCTTTGCTATCCCTGGCTTCGAGGTGCGGAAATGAAGTAGAACTAGATTACCACCGATCTGCCCTGAAAAGAGTGCTCTTGCTCAACTATTTTAGGTGCTTGTTAAGGGCTTTCCCTTCGCCCTTCCCCTGGTCCTTGTAACACAGGCAGAAAGCAGAAGACTGGAAGTCCTaagtgcaggcaatgcgatgtttattcgggttagtttcaagcaagcatatccatagctctgacaccgcagagccTTTCTTCCCAGTGTCCCAGGTTCCCCCTCCTtagcaggcataattatacctgTAGTGTCTGCTCttggtcccaccccttacaatttatggCCATGTTCCGTTTTGGAAGGTCATGAGTCAGGGGGCTTCAgtaccacctcttttgtatcccatgggaggggtaaggagtgaggttgtgcttcagtcagggacaggcatttctttggcttttagtgttttgtatacctcccccatcccctcgcCCCTgctgactggttgcttgaccttagCTCGAGATAGGAGTCAAGGCAGTCGTATATTATTAAACTTCCACCAAACCCAGCAAAACTTTAGCTCTATCTCTTATCTTTTCTcactaacaaacccatctggctgggcagaagcaacacacagtgtctttgttctttgttcacacatattagtaagaatataaaaatattaaacgtTAAATGGGCAAACAAGACCCAAAATTCTCTCAGGCAAATATACAGGCCTGACTACTACATTATAATCACTAACGTGCCTAACGGTTCTTATATGGCTCCCTTTACCATAGAATCTGAGCAtctccccatctttaaaatacaTCCAATACCACTGGGAGGTTGGACAGTAAGGTACCTAAATAAATTTTGACAATCTGGGCCTATGTGATTTACAAGGTCACAGAAGTGACATCTGTGACAGAGCAGAGgattaaacccaggtctctcacctaacccctgacccatcctTGCTCTCTCACAGAGCAACACATTTCAGTGCAATTGAAATTTCAGTCCATTTGTTCCTCTGACAAATCCAAGGATCTGATCTTTGAGGCGATATGTCAACCTTGTACCACCGCTTCCTGAAACATAACAAGGCAAGAAATGATTGATTAAATGATATAGTAGAGCATCAGTAATTTAATAAAGTGAAGTCATAATATAAAGAAGTGAatgtgatctctctctctgtctctctctctctttttagttTGCCAAGTTTGCTATCTCTGTAAACTTTTTTGCATATTCaatttcaggtatctaaaagggtgtcataagaaggagggagaaaacttgttcaccttagcctctaaggatagaacaagaagcaatgggcttaaactgcaacaagggaggtctaggttggacattaggaaaaagttcctaactgtcagggtggttaaacactggaataaattgcctagggaggttgtggaatctccatctctggagatatttaagagtaggttagataaatgtttatcagggatggtctagacagtatttggtcctgccatgcgggcaggggactggactctatgacctctcgaggtcccttccagtcctagaatctatgaatctatgaatttcattGCCTACATTAGACCCTTACCTCTTTTGACTTTCCAACACCCAAGAGCATTCCCATGCCTGGAGAGCattcagaaaaattaaaatttcagtCTTCCCCTCTGGCATGAAAATCAAAGCAAATCAAGTACAGATGTGTCCTCCTCCAAAGAAGATGTGCAGAAATAATTGGGGGACCATGCTCCCACCTTCTAATATTCCTTTTGAAGTCAGAGGAACAATATTGGTTTTGTCATAGGCCAGGGTGTTCCTTGGACTAATTAGTGTCAATGGCCCAGCACTTTCTACAACCATTTGAGCGATACTTCAGCCTCTTTGATGCTAATTTAAGGACGTGTATTGCTTAATTAGAATAATAGGATTTTAAATATTGAGAACTATTCTCTGTCACACTAGCTAGTCATCAGAGTCCATTTCCACatcatcttctctctctccatgcTTTGTCCATTCCCACtgtaggtgaaattcacccctgaggACTTAAATGGCTCATTGGCCTTGGGCTAGTCCTCtgaacaggggtgaatttcactgtcCATATGTGTAAAAAGACTTTGTCATTAATTTGCTGTACAGGAAAAAGAGAGTAATGGACAGAGCTGGGAAATTTATtcagtatgtgtgtggggggaggagggggttaccAGTAACACCTGGGTCTTCATTGTGAAAAGAGCCCATCTAGCATCACAAGCATAGAATTAGCATCCACATAATGTCAGATAACAGCTTAGAGCTcagtgtgatgctctgtacctcgggggagcacccagcacccccatgttcatccttgtagaATGATTGTGTGGtttccaatgcaaagtttgtcatgttgggtgtctttggaaggctcatgatctACTGAGCATTGTGGTTACAGTAAGGTTATAgcttataatttcatgtatgtagttatgaggctgaaaatttatcctcgtggcttaaaataagcccagacaaaaactctccaagagctgagaggaagttcacacctcatcagggcatgtatgggacaaacccagtccagcctcacaggaacaaaggacgctggcctaggcagcaacaaaagaatctgttggactctcgaaggagtcaccccccttcctttggtcagatgaggtaatgctcacctgactctgaagtgggggggcaaagccaagagggaagaaagaacatgataaaagggagagacgtttgccatgctcttcctctctcttccacctacatctacagacaccacatcAAGCGattgaagcactgatcaaaggggaaagcctggctgaagagcaaccagccagcctgtggtgagaagcatctaagtttgtaagggcattgaaagtgttaagatcagcttagaatgcattttgcttttatttcatttgaccaaatccaacttgttatgctttgacttataatcacttaaaatctatttttatagttaataaatctgtttgtttattctatctgaagcagtgcgtttggtttgaagtgtgtcagaggctccccttgggataacaagcctgatacatatcaatttctttgttaaattgacaaactcagataagcttgcagtgtccagcaggcataactgggcactgcaagaTGGACGTTTCG
This genomic window contains:
- the KCNJ5 gene encoding G protein-activated inward rectifier potassium channel 4 isoform X1: MAGDSRIFMNQDMEIGVTPMDPKKFPRQPRDYVPIATDRTRLLAAEIKKPRQRYMEKSGKCNVHHGNVHETYRYLSDLFTTLVDLKWRFNLLVFTMVYTVTWLFFGFIWWLIAYIRGDLDHLEDENWIPCVENLSGFVSAFLFSIETETTIGYGYRVITEKCPEGIILLLIQAILGSIVNAFMVGCMFVKISQPKKRAETLMFSNNAVISIRDEKLCLMFRVGDLRNSHIVEASIRAKLIKSKQTKEGEFIPLNQTDINVGFDTGDDRLFLVSPLIISHEINEKSPFWEMSRAQLEKEEFEIVVILEGMVEATGMTCQARSSYMDTEVLWGHRFTPVLTLEKDFYEVDYNSFHCTYETNTPTCCAKELAQSFQEGRLLRHLSSATLLSGGGEAETAKEEQEVEEEGREVAGLNGANGTAGEVKADMSV
- the KCNJ5 gene encoding G protein-activated inward rectifier potassium channel 4 isoform X2, with product MAGDSRIFMNQDMEIGVTPMDPKKFPRQPRDYVPIATDRTRLLAAEIKKPRQRYMEKSGKCNVHHGNVHETYRYLSDLFTTLVDLKWRFNLLVFTMVYTVTWLFFGFIWWLIAYIRGDLDHLEDENWIPCVENLSGFVSAFLFSIETETTIGYGYRVITEKCPEGIILLLIQAILGSIVNAFMVGCMFVKISQPKKRAETLMFSNNAVISIRDEKLCLMFRVGDLRNSHIVEASIRAKLIKSKQTKEGEFIPLNQTDINVGFDTGDDRLFLVSPLIISHEINEKSPFWEMSRAQLEKEEFEIVVILEGMVEATA